Proteins found in one Kiritimatiellia bacterium genomic segment:
- a CDS encoding 4Fe-4S dicluster domain-containing protein — protein sequence MLKIIEARIQQKHRTRPFPPTEPRLSDRYQGRPEVDFTRCAADCGRCAAVCPTGALRMDSAGRMTLDLGRCLFCGECAAACPADAIRFTGEYAMSARRKEDLVLGGPREGQVEALDARMRRLFGRSLKLRQVSAGGCNACEADTNVLNTPFFDLGRFGVQFVASPRHADGLLITGPVPAHMRTALLKTWEAVPAPKLVIAVGSCAIAGGPYADHAEVHNGAAGLVPVDLFIPGCPPHPFTILDGLLRLLGRIR from the coding sequence ATGCTGAAAATCATCGAGGCCCGGATACAGCAGAAGCACCGGACGCGGCCCTTCCCGCCGACCGAGCCGCGGTTATCCGATCGGTACCAGGGCCGGCCCGAGGTGGATTTCACCCGTTGCGCGGCGGATTGCGGTCGATGCGCGGCAGTATGCCCGACCGGCGCGTTGCGGATGGACTCCGCCGGGCGCATGACGTTGGACCTGGGCCGATGCCTGTTCTGCGGTGAGTGCGCGGCGGCCTGCCCGGCGGACGCGATCCGGTTCACGGGCGAGTACGCCATGTCCGCCCGGCGGAAAGAGGATCTCGTGCTCGGCGGTCCGCGGGAGGGCCAGGTCGAGGCCCTGGACGCGCGGATGCGGCGGCTGTTCGGGCGTTCGCTCAAGCTGCGGCAGGTCAGCGCGGGCGGGTGCAACGCGTGCGAGGCGGACACGAACGTGCTGAACACGCCGTTTTTCGATTTGGGTCGTTTCGGCGTCCAGTTCGTCGCGTCGCCCCGGCACGCGGACGGGCTGTTGATTACCGGTCCGGTCCCAGCCCACATGCGGACCGCGCTGCTGAAGACATGGGAGGCCGTGCCCGCGCCGAAGCTCGTGATCGCGGTGGGATCCTGCGCGATAGCCGGGGGACCCTATGCCGACCACGCCGAGGTTCACAACGGCGCCGCCGGCCTGGTCCCGGTGGACCTGTTCATCCCGGGCTGCCCGCCGCACCCGTTCACGATCCTCGACGGTCTTCTTCGCCTGCTGGGACGCATCCGGTAA
- a CDS encoding NADH-quinone oxidoreductase subunit C, with amino-acid sequence MSGGLLLRNGEAVAADRLPVLPVPEWREAILDAVDARARISSLFGHREPDGRVRLTAVLARDPASTLEVLCADPGHAYPALTPACPQAHLFEREIAEQWAIRPEGHPWLKPVRFHRPLRDAAPVLPECAAAKIQPCVTRFFRMDGEEVHEVAVGPVHAGIIEPGHFRFQCHGEEVYHLEISLGYQHRGLERALAGGPDARSIHYAETLAGDTTLGHATAYSQAVEALAGCRVPARAQLLRALALELERLANHTGDLGALAADVGYLPTSAYCGRIRGDFLNLTALLCGNRFGRRLVRPGGVAFDLEPARLQEMSGRFEQAMTDGAVAVNLLWDTNSVRARFEETGVVPEQAALEIGLVGPAARASGRERDVRVDFPSGAYRFVQVPISTAPGGDVQARAYVRWLEIQRSAGFIRDVFKALAPGELRAGSGPLRPGSFVVTMVEGWRGEICHAALTDAAGRFRRYKVVDPSFHNWFGLALALRGQPISDFPLCNKSFNLSYCGHDL; translated from the coding sequence AGGCGATCCTCGATGCCGTGGACGCCCGCGCGCGGATCAGTTCCCTCTTCGGCCACCGCGAGCCTGACGGACGGGTCCGCCTGACGGCCGTCCTGGCCCGCGACCCGGCTTCGACGCTCGAAGTTCTGTGCGCAGACCCCGGCCACGCGTACCCAGCCCTGACGCCCGCGTGCCCGCAGGCGCACCTGTTCGAGCGCGAGATCGCCGAGCAGTGGGCGATCCGCCCGGAGGGCCATCCCTGGCTCAAGCCGGTGCGTTTTCACCGCCCGCTCCGCGACGCCGCGCCGGTGCTGCCCGAGTGCGCGGCGGCGAAAATCCAGCCTTGCGTAACGCGGTTTTTCCGCATGGACGGCGAGGAGGTCCACGAGGTGGCCGTCGGCCCGGTCCACGCGGGGATCATCGAGCCCGGGCACTTCCGGTTCCAGTGCCACGGCGAGGAGGTCTACCACCTCGAGATCTCGCTGGGCTACCAGCACCGCGGCCTCGAGCGGGCGCTCGCGGGCGGACCGGACGCGCGGTCCATCCACTACGCCGAGACGCTGGCCGGGGACACGACGCTCGGGCACGCGACGGCGTACAGCCAGGCGGTCGAGGCCCTGGCGGGCTGCCGCGTGCCCGCGCGGGCGCAGCTCCTGCGCGCCCTGGCCCTGGAGCTGGAACGGCTGGCCAATCATACCGGCGACCTCGGCGCGCTGGCGGCGGATGTCGGCTACCTGCCGACGTCGGCCTACTGCGGGCGCATCCGCGGCGATTTCCTGAACCTGACCGCGCTGTTGTGCGGCAACCGGTTCGGGCGCCGCCTCGTGCGGCCGGGCGGCGTGGCGTTCGATCTGGAGCCCGCGCGTCTGCAGGAGATGTCCGGGCGATTCGAGCAGGCGATGACGGACGGCGCGGTCGCGGTCAACCTGCTGTGGGATACCAATTCCGTCCGCGCGCGGTTCGAGGAAACCGGCGTCGTGCCCGAGCAGGCGGCGCTGGAGATCGGGCTCGTGGGCCCCGCGGCGCGGGCCTCGGGCCGGGAGCGCGATGTCCGCGTCGATTTCCCATCGGGCGCCTATCGTTTCGTGCAGGTGCCGATCTCCACGGCGCCCGGCGGCGACGTACAAGCGCGCGCGTACGTGCGCTGGCTGGAGATCCAGCGTTCCGCCGGCTTCATCCGCGATGTCTTCAAGGCCCTCGCGCCGGGCGAACTCCGCGCGGGGTCCGGACCGCTCCGGCCGGGATCGTTCGTCGTCACGATGGTCGAGGGCTGGCGCGGCGAAATCTGCCATGCGGCCCTGACGGACGCGGCCGGGCGGTTCCGGCGGTATAAGGTCGTGGATCCGTCCTTCCACAACTGGTTCGGGCTGGCTCTCGCGCTGCGCGGCCAGCCGATTTCCGATTTCCCGCTCTGCAACAAGAGTTTCAACCTTTCGTACTGCGGGCACGATCTATGA